The segment AAACCAAGACTTCTTTATAcatatcatttttattacttGCACCtttgtcttttgtcttttgtcttttttttttttttttttttgaagtgataCTATTTGCTATCAAATGACTGCATGAAAAGTACTTGCTCAAAGTGAGATATGGCTCTCAGATATTGAGGCAATTCATAAACATAGCTCAGCCctcacttaaaatttttattaaaaaaaaaagaaaaaagagcataGAATTTGATGTCATTGCTGGTAAGCAGAGGAAGAATcacaaaccaccaaaaaaagagaaaatttcatAGGGTTAATTAGTAACGTGTCCAGCAAGTGAAGATTATCAGAGATTCATGGTAATGATTATGAACAATATAAAATCTGAGCCTTTAAAAGTTCTCACCTAGAAGTTACACAAGCATGATATTCTgcttcaaaaattaatatacCGACAATCTTAGATTACTAGTCCTTGATTTAGGTTTCCATCAATTGACATGGTATTTTCTAACTAATCATAGAGCCAAGAGCCTTATAACTCAATTAGTTTGCACCTCTTAGTATGTCCTTAATATCTAAGATTTAGATTTTCAATGATGCTAAATAGATAGGGGATCCTACTAATcccaaatatatcatttttttcagCCAATTGGTGTTACCAAACCCTAATTAGATGTCACAATTACATATTAGTTGATTCAATTTGATTAGATCCATAGCAGAttgaaaaaccctaatttaCATAATAAACCTAATACCTAAACccatattttgataaatcttATCATTCCGATCAAACTTTGACTGAATTGGgagtttaaatatttaattgagaCCCTTAATTACATTTTTGAGTAATAAATTTGATAGATTGAAAGCTGGAACAAAAAATCCCTAATTTAGgcataaaaccctaattctaatatgccaaatatctaaaattttgttAAGCAGCCACtgttttgatcaattttttgtttaaatcttCAATTTGGGCCCTAAATTTCATGATTTATTGATCAATtggaagaaaatataagtgtaaCATGGAAATCCCTAAATCAAggcctaaacctaaacctaaccCTAACTTTAAGTTTTCTCTAATTTCAACCAAAGCAATaggatttaaataaaattgaccTCAAATCTGGGAATAATATGTCTGCTTACTTATCTGATAGTATTTTATTGAATGAAATGTGCAAAGGATCCAAAAGGgtcaaaaatatgaattttttacattttcgcATGAGGTTTGCCAGAATATGACAAAGGCAACacgggggagagagagagaaggctgGTTTAATGGAAGCCAACCAGTCCTTGTAGGTTCTGTTTTATGGTGTTTAGgtaattatttcaaatttgtaaatttaaacttaaatatattcgttccatatttttttgtgtgtgtatattacATGCACTGCCTTCAAAACAAATTGACATATATGGTATATAAGCTATTTgataatttagaaattatatccCTAAAATTGCAACAGCATACATAATAAGAGTTAGTATGGTTGGTAGCCCAGCAAAAGAATGATATACAAGTTTCCTTCGACTCAAAATTTTTGTAGCAATGATATTGCACTCCCCAAAAACCAAAAGTTTTCATAATAGAAATCCAATATACTTTTTGTTTATTCCAACTCCACCATGATTTAGGATGAAAGTGTGTGACCAATGTGCTTAAATCCAATATTTGCAGTTATCAATCATATATTTGAGTCACCATGCCATAGTGAGCAAGGTGAAAACTTCCTAGGCacttcatttcatttttgttctGTGGTTAAAAATATCAAAGCCCTGTATATGATCAAACCTGGTTACTTGCTAGGATGAGAAAGATAATGATAAAATGAACACAGCAGAACCTTTTTGTGTGGAAATAACTAGATATTTTACTAGAAAAATATACATGTATTAATATACTACCAAACACCATCTGTTACAATACTTAGCTATTGTTTACACATCACTCTCCTCTTAGTAAAGAAACTTTCATTACACTACACATGTTCACGGGAACTTTCAAAACTCTATATTTTGTTCCTCCCATGTCTGAGTAGCCAAACACTCATTGAATGTCACCAACTTCTTAAGTCCGTTGAAAAATGGACCTCATAGTACAAGCTTAAGCTTCACCTCTCTCAGAGCTTGGAGGTTTTGTAGAGGCCTCTAAATCATTGCCATCTGAGCctctaaattttaagaaattttcatCATCTTTGTCATCTGAGCTACCGTGTCCTAGATGAAACCATTTCCTGTGTGGTTTTGGCTGTGTCTCACTGATGGCAATAGCAAGGTCATTAGGAAAAAGGTCTTGGAGAATGAAGGCATGCCAGATAGTTGTTATAAGTAGAGCCGTAACTGTAAGCGTAGCAGTGGCGGAGAGGATGACAGACAGGGCTTGAGTCAACACACTTGTGACTTCATTTGAGTACCTAATGGTTGCAATGGCAGCACCAGTCATTGGAAAAGTGTAGGCCCACCATGCCATCGAAAACCTATGGATTTGAAAAGAATATATAGTATCAGAAAAGTGAACAAAAGGTGGAACAATACTTATGCAGCTAAGAAATGTAAGTCATATCATACGTGAATCCTCGGAAGAAATTAAGCCGAACTGCCTgcaaaaacacagaaaaataaTAGTTCAAAAAACCATCATAACAATTGATCATTAGTGTTTGTGCTAGGGGGCAACTATTTATATTTTGGCACCAAGTCAATACTAAATGAAGTGTAGTTTCCGTTCATGGTGAAGGCATTAAAGTGGCAAATTTTTTACCAAATtataaatttctcttttttactACTAATtagattctttaaaaaaaaattggtcataTTAAATTTGACCTCTCTGTCTTGCTTGCTTTTGTACCTTGTTCATGTTTTACCAGACTTCTCCCTCACTGTTTTGTAATGCATGATAAACTACCACTTGTCCAAAAAGCTTAAGCTTTAGGGAAAAGTGATAATTAATCATCTGTTCTAGATGCAACAAAAGGTGGTAGtacacttaaaaatatgtgCGTAAGCATATGTGCAATGTGGAGGATTTAAATGAGTTAGCAGTAATAATCTATGTCCATCTACATTAGAAACTAACCAGTGAGAAATAAAGGAACAGGCCAATGAAGTAAGCAATCCGTGAACCATAGTCAAAGGTTCCTTGAATCTTTGCCCATGCCATTGAAGCAACACTTGGTGCTGCCACAAACAGAAAGAATACAGGGTGTAGCTCTTTTGGAAGTGTCTCATTTGTTGGAAGCCTCTGGTAGAGAGTTACAAATAGAACTATGTAGTGAGCCAACCCAATAGCAAAGAAGAATATAGGCCCCTCTTTTATACCCATCGATGCACCTAGTAATGCCCCCACAAAATTTCCAACAACGGAGAGATGGTTTGAAGGATTGGCCACCTTTGATAGCCTCCTTCGGCCTCCTGACATCCACTGTCCATAGATCTTAAGCTCAAGAAAGAAAATTGGTGTCATGAGAACATACCAAAGAGGTTGAGGCAGGTTTTTAGCAACTGAAGGTGGCACTCCAAGAGCTAAAAACAAGAGGGCTATCCATGGGGCAAAGAAAAAGTTGATACGGATAGGGTGGTAGTACTCTCGACGAACTGCTTCAAAGTAGAAAATCACTTTTAGAAGGTAGATGGAAGCAACAGTTGCTACAAGAGCAATAGAGATGCACCATAAAATGAGATTTACTGTCAGACTTATGTGGAGAAATTTTGTGGAGGCAGTGGTGGCGAGAGATTTCCACATAATTGCTTGGCTGGTAACACCAAGACAGATACCAAATGAAGAGATGGGAAACCGTAGAAAAAATGGCCATAAATCATCATTTGGAAGCAGTATTTCCTCTGAAGCCTGTTAAAAGAACCAATATATGATTGACGTGCAAAACAAAATATGGCttcttttgaagaaaaacaagatCATATACAATTATATGAACAATGTGAAACACATAGGTTGCATAGTCGCTAGATATATAGTAGCAACCAAGAATTGTTGACTATTCTTTATGTAGAAAAATCGTCAATTAATCATCTGGCAATGAAAGTACAACCTATATATTATACATAAATGGAGCATCCTAACTTGATTAAAGCTGTgactaaccaaaaaaatttcctcataATCATACTATTGGAGTGTAACTTTCATATCACTTAGTTGCAGTAGCAATATTTACACGCAAACAGAGAAGAATCAATGTAAAATGCTAGCATGAGTAGTAGCACATGTTTTTTCCAGGTAAGCACATGCTTGATGTGTTGCAATAGATATAAACATTGTTCTCATAATTGATTAGGGAAATAAGGCTAGCCTTGCTGAATATAAAATCAAGCCTTCAATGTTTATGAAGCAAACCTcctatttatttcaaaatcaatGTAATTATTTGATGGCCTAACTTTGTGAATTGTGTAAATTCCTAGATGTGGCTGAACCCAAAATATTGAGAGAGAATAAAACAAGAAGTAAAATGTGCATAAGGGTGGAGGAAAGAAAACACATACCTTAACAGTGTCCAACTCTGGCCCTTCCAAGGCATCAAAGTATCGGTCCACAGGCAAATTCCTTTCAAATTCTGTTTTATGCACTATGTCATCCTTGGGTCCAGCTTCCCGTGGCAACTTTCCACGTAGTTGTGTGAGCTGCCTCTCAAGTTTCCCGGACCATGTTTTGAAAGAATCAAATCTATTGTCCTTTATCCTTTTAATACTTGGGTGGTATGCAAATTTTCCATCAGTAATTGCCTCCTTAAATGCAGGGCCTGTAACAAGTGGCTGAGAATGATACTTTGAATATTTTGATGGTTTGCTGCTAGCAGTCTTGGGTACACCAAAAGAGTCTGGAAATCCATCCCTAATAATTGTTTCGCCACTAAAGAGAACTCTTTTGGTGGTCGGTAAGTGAGCATTCACAGGAGATGGAGGCGTGCTAATAGAAATAGAAGGTACCCTTTGATGATGTTGAATGGGTTCAGACTCAATGCCCTGCCTTAATATAGAAGTTGTTTCAGTTCCCTAGtataatacataaaatataagtatatattCTTAATCTCTATATACTCTTTATTTTCCTATGTGACAGTAATAGAACGATAATAGAACATCGCCACACAGCAGATCTTGCAAAGCAAGACCTGAATAATAGTAGTTATTATATTTAAATGCTTATTCAGGCATTCTAGTCCTGCAAAATCATCCGAGAGACATGAATCTAGAAGTGCCAATTCCTTTTCAATAGGAACATGATTATAAGAAAACGTACATTAGTTGTTGGACTGAAAGATCCATATTCGCTTGTCTGACACTGATCATTTGTGGAGCTAGATATATTAATGTCATCAAAGCCAGCTACTTTATTTGATGATATATAGTTGAGGAGAGATGGGACTTCAGTGGAATTCTGCTGTGCAGAACCCATATGTGTGTTGTCTTCCATGTTAAGAAAAACACCTGAAAGGCATAACAAGAGTTTAGGTATATGAAGCTCTCATAATAAGTGAATACTTTGAATAAAATTAGTTAAAGATATTGCACACGTTAAGAAACTTTAATTGCATTAATATAATTAACAAATAACTGATGCAGGTGTGCTTGATCATGTATATGTATACTTCATCTGCCAATGGATTTTCATAACAAAAGTGTAATCAAGTTCTTCAAGAACAACTTGGTAAGTGGTGCCAAAGAAATCAAAACACAGATACAGATGCTAATGTTATTGAAGGGGCTAGCCATGAGTTGAGGAATCCAAGGTTAACAAGTGACAGTAATTACACAAGGAGAATAACTGAATTGAAAGTAGCACCTAATAACAATCAAAATTCAACTTAACGACACTTTGTGAGAACTACATATCAAAATTAACAATTCCTCATGAATTCTACCATGTTTGACAATCAAAATCAGCATCTGGATACTTGTGGAATAATAATTTTGGCAAAGCACACTCGCATAACAACAAGAATTTTGATGTCCAATTATCAAGTGAAGAGCTAAGTTTAGAGTTCAATAATGCCaaaccaaatttcaaaaaaagaatatattgaAGACGTAGAACATGATGAATTCTTGCCAGAAGTCAAGATAGAAAATCAAGATAATATTTTGCAAGTAGTTGTTGAAGAggctaaaggggaaaatatggAATTGATGAAGGAGAATGGAAAAAATCATGAATTCGAGAATGTTAGAAGTTCTATGGAAGATTTATCAATCAAAGTTAAATATAAGTGTGAGCCTATAACCCTTAAGTCTCAAGATCCTATTGACAATGCAACAAATACATTGAATTTATAGGAGTAGAAATTTTTGATTTTATCTTCAATCCTTTGTTGATTGATGTTGTAAATCAATTAAAGGACAACGGAAAGAAATTTTATGCCACACTGTTTCAAGGATACCAATTTCAAAACTAGATCAAGTTATTGAAGTATTTTAAGGATCTATTTATTTGGAACAAAGATTTCTATTTCTAGAAGAAAACTTGAGATCAAATTTTATCCAAGTGGAGGGGTCTAATGTAGGGTtctattattatcatttttaatttttgatattttcctataatttttgtaattttagaatataagattttatttcattgaggtattttaaatatttttatagtcAATTAAGGGTCCTTTTATGTTAGGGTATTATTTaagatttctttattttttattctttctttctggtAGATTCTAGGGTTTTCATTGTGCCCTCAAAGATAAAAGGAAGTTTTCACCGGCCCCTTTGGTTGATTTAGTATTGTTATATCAATTTTGAACAATTAACCAATTATgtattcaaattaaattctGGTTAATTGCAATAGGAAATtgaattaccaaaaaagaaataaataattgacACATGCAATTTGGTAATGATGTGAAATACCACACACCCAAAGGGAATAAAACACCACGGGTTATCACAAATCCAATGAATATTTTCACtatttataatcaaattaaagTTTACAATAGAAATAACCCTTacatctaatgctaactcaAGTAGAACTCACAGTACTCATGACCCCACAAATTTCTCCAAGTGCCTTTGACTATTCTATCATGAAATTCTCCCAACAAACTTGGTCGACTTTAGTGTGCCCTTATATACTTTTGCATGTAGGACTTGATATTCAACTCATTAGTCGATTAAATGGACCTTTAAGAGAATCAGGTTTCTTGATTCATGATCAATCGAGACTCGGTTGAGAGTCAATTGAAGGCTCTTTGTCAATAGATCGAGTCAATCAAGAAGTGTGTCAAGATTACGAAAACAGCTTTTCCTTGAGCCAAACTTAGGTCTTTGTCTTGAACTTGAATAAGAACATTACAACATAACAAGACATAACAAGACTTAACAATTTGTCATAGTTTGCCAACACTACTAACCTAACAAAGGAATCTTTCTGGATTTAAAGGTTTTGTTAAGCTAAAACGATATCTAGTCATTTCGCGTTTCCCATTCTACGTTGctttttcaatcatttttttttcaatgttgaAACCATGGCCGGATATCATGTTAAAAGATGGGATGGGATCTGGGGGACTATAAaattatggacaaagtttagctacagaATCAGTTATAATTTAAGgttataaccttactcaatatatttttattgatggtaaattttgacaaatccactattggattacatctttttttttatcctaCATGCTTGCAAAagttctagaaaattaaagatcaatagctatgtcattaataaattatttaaattgcaagtttttgtagtttaaaattatacataaaattacatcttctttttatatcctaCATGCTTGCAAAagttctagaaaattaaagatcaataactatgtcattaataaaatttttaaattgcaagtttttgtagtttaaaattatgcataaaatataagcttatagatcatatagtaaataatatccgattgacacaaaatttgatatgtgtattatgcataaaattacatctttttcttatatcctaTATGCTTgcaaaagttctaaaaaattaaagatcaatagctatgtcattgataaaatttttaaattgcaagtttttgtagtttaaaattatgcataaaatataagcttatagatcatataataaataatatccgattgacacaaaatttgatatatatattaagagtgtaaagaacatgcaattcaacggtccgattttcaaaatatgaagtaatgtttattttaataagtaagATTGTAACTTaagactacaactaattttataactaaattttgttctaAGATTATTGAATTTCTCAAAATGCAAACATTATTGTTATCTGACTGAAACTTCAATCAATAAAAGCAATATCATAATAGAATCCAAGCAGACATTAAAAGCTATATCTGTATAGGATTAGAGAAGAACAGTGCAGAAATAAAAGACTGAAAATCCTAACCTCGAAGTTTCTGCTATATCAAAAATGGTTTCTACTTATGCACTCCTTGGTTTTCATGCAGCAAAACTCCAAGTTGCACTCAAGCACCAAAGATGTTGAatccttttctcttctctcgAGCAGATGAGTCACTAGATAGTTCAGAAGAAGGCCATATTTgggctaaagaaaaaaataatatgtggtttaagaaaacaaataagcGTAACTACACGTCTACCAACCATAGGAAACAGCATATATAGTCTAATGTAGGCCCTGGTTACGTCAAATGCACTTCATGTTTGATGTAACTACGGATAATTTATTTGGTAACGTGAGCTGCAATATACAAACTGGCAAAAATAAACTGTACTCCAGCGAtgtgagaatatatatatatatatagtaggcaAACAAAGCACGGTTTGGATGATTTGTCATAATTTTATCACCCTAATTAAAATCATATTCTCTTATTCTCTAATAACAAATTAGGTGGATTAAATGATCAGCAACAAGAGCCACCTTTGACTGCATCTATCTTACACACAAGAATTGCAcaaattaatatcaaatttaaGTGTAACTGAGTGCCAATAACTGTTCTAGCTGGCATGGTGTGTGAAATAAAGAAATGATGTTAGCAAAAACAACAAATGAGTACATGTAATAAGCAACATATTTCGATTACTAGAAGGCTTAAAATCTGAAGGACAAGTACATCCCCATAACAATCTTAACAATTATATTCCATGCTATGCTTGATATTTGAAATTGTATAGAACATGAAACAAAAGTGGTGGTCCATATATAAAAGCTacacaataaattaaaactataaaatgtgaaaaataatgCCTAATCTGAGTTGTAATGCATAGAGCTCAAGGCTAGACTTTTAAATGATGAGAAGATTATAAAAACTGTGGGTACAACGTTGTAAATTATTGGcagcaaaaacatatatatatccAGTCCTAATAAAAAACAGCAAAGACACAGTTGTTGCAGTTGAACGAAAAAATGGGAAAACAGATGTCACCAATTGATATTAATTTGCACCATAAAGAAATATCTGTGTCAACCAAGCTAAAtacaacataaataaaaaatatttatattctaATTCGAATTAGAGCATACGAAAGTGGCTGTGTACTAACTAGTAGATATTTTAGTCAATGCAAAatgatcaaataataaataaatgattctTCAATTAGATATAATCCTTATGTTTGACATTCATTAGAACTGTAGTAGGCATCTTGCACCGTCAATTTCGGTACACCATGGAAAATAACAAAGCCATGATAACTACCGTTGATACCACAATTTGATTTCCTACAACAACTCTAAAAATAAGTTTGCAAAACATGATGTCGAATACCATAAAAGACTTGAATGTGTCTTTCTCATcaccaattattttttaggtgAAGTGTCACATCTCATGGACAATAACAAAGCCATGATAACTACTGTTGATACCACAATTTGATTTTCTACAACAACTCTAAAAACAAGTCTACAAAACATGATGTCGAATACCATAAAAGACTTGAATATGTCTTTCTCATcaccaattattttttaggtgAAGTGGCACATCTCATGGtctaacaagtggtattagtGCTAAGGCCATAGCTTTGAGTCATAAGAGTCTCATTGTGATGGAGGATTGTTGGGAAACTATAATTCGACTTCCTACATTCACTCTCAAAATAGGCCCGAACAAGATGTTGAATTCCATACAATATTTGAGTGTTATTCTCATCAccaattaattttgaaatagagTAGTATAATCCTCACGGTCTGACAACTAcaataaaaagtcaaatatgTATTGCAAACTATATAAAGATTACGTAATGACTACTGCCACCATCTCCACATACATGAAACACTTAAATGTAACAATAATTTAgcaataaatttatataacaaaactttttttttttttttttggttgagaaaatatataataataaaaaacttgaaaCCGTACAGTAATTGCCTTTTGGTGGGGTGAGGCCGTGAGGGAGTGTTTAGTGTTTACTGCCAAATATACGTTGGCTTCCATTATATATGCCccattcttcctttctttcggTGTTTTTTGTTAATGGGATTTCTTTTGGTATTTAGTGACAAAATACGTTGGTTTCCATTAAAGGGGCTCCCAAATGCTGAATCTTCCAGCATATTCCATACATTAATAAGGAATTAACATTATAGCAAGTCGTTATTCAATGCAATCCCATAACAAAGGAAGAAAGAGTAGTGCAAACTTCAAAGTAATTAATGATGCTAAGTGTAACTATCAGTATTATCTTAATGAATTCAACCAATATCTGAAATATTCAACAATGAGAGCCAGAGAGAAGAGAAATTGACTCTTTCCATTAAGGGAATATTCTGACATAAAATCATAACATTGGCAGGTTAATTCTGCCTTATGTGCCAATAGAAGCAAAAGGTTTAAATTcagtgtgtctatatatatatatatatatatatatatacgaacTAGAACGGTAAAAGGTAATGGGATTATGATGAAAGACCTAATTTTTCACACGAATAAAGACTAAAGAGCAAGGGTTTGGAATTAGTCGAAGTGGAATATGATTGAAAGATTAGAGAAAGACAAAAGGTGGAAATTAAGGCATGAAATGCACCtaaattgggttttgtttttaaagccATTGTAGTCTCTAAGCAATTAGCATTTCCTTCCCCTGAATTGGATACAAATTAATAGGCCATGAGGTAGATACAAATAACGTTACCAAGACAAAAACAAACTTAAACCTTAATTACCCAACCACATCCCATAGCATTACCATGCACCTAAGCCAAATTCGGtgataaataaaatccaaaacaatCAAGCTTGATTACTATGCAGACCTAGATCGTTATTGAATTCTCGTTAATGAGACTTTTTAAACTTGAATATCTCGAAAACTTATCAACATAATAGTAACAGCCCATTGGCatataattttgtttcaaaCAATTTATGTAaactaaactatatatatatatatatatatatatatacacacactgaTTTTGAAGGATTAGATTAATCACATGTAATCTATATATTCACtgtgtttttcttattttattgaCCTCACAACGTATGGTTAAAATCAAATTAGTATCAGCATTAGAAGATCTTTTGTAGCACAAAATATAAAGCCATGCCATATAGCCAGACCATTGGTCCACactatataaattaattttggtgACCAGCGATACATATCATGCTTCAAGTGGAATCAAAATTATCTAGTTATACTCTCTACCACTCTTTACCATATAGAATTCTTAAAATCTtaacacttcatttaaaatacaAAGGTTCAAATTATGTCATATCAGCGTTCTACTCAAACCCATTAAATTAACAGTATTTAAAAAACAACTAATTGTTAATGTTGAAGTTGAAGTTAATGTCTccagataaaaaaataaaaaataaaaaaaataaatttacaaatgtCTCTCCTGTAAAAACTCCATCTCCTCAAACCAAAACAACTAACTCAATATAAGTGCTTTGAAACCCAAGTCTCTCCTCAAAAACAgtgaaggaaataaaaatacccaaaataGTTTGAAGCACGTTATTATTCTTTGCaaactttgttttttaagaaattgttttggttttggaatttttgttttaaaatttattattttaattgatttattagTAGAATGTTGAGAAAGCATAATCTGGACTACTCTTATATTGTAAAAGAAATGTCaggatttaaaaatttatatttggtaAAAGACATTAGGAACTCTAGAGGATCTCGATCTCTTCAAGCGCCTCTCCAACTAGTAAATGGTCCATCCTTCTCTTTCATCATGATCTTACTTAATTTTgactttatatatacatattaatcGTGATCCTCTGCAATCTGCATGCATGAAAAAATGTAGGGTTCCAGCTAGTGTCGAGCTCGGCTTGATTGTCAAGAACATTAAAGATGCCCGAGTCTAAAGTTACTATTAAAAGGGTTTAAGCCAAAAAGAGACAATACAAAAGATCCACTGGCATCAGTCATTGATTAATtctacaactatatatatatatagtatttcattttcttcaatttctttgcaTTAATCTAATAGCAATTTACTTTTATGTATGAGTTTCACAAATTACATGatcaaaaaaatgaataacCCAACTCTTTTTCCAGCACCAAAATTGTGGTATGATATCATGATTCTGTTCCCATGAACATAAGCCCATACTCAATGATAATATGCAT is part of the Quercus robur chromosome 9, dhQueRobu3.1, whole genome shotgun sequence genome and harbors:
- the LOC126699845 gene encoding S-type anion channel SLAH2-like isoform X1, with translation MEDNTHMGSAQQNSTEVPSLLNYISSNKVAGFDDINISSSTNDQCQTSEYGSFSPTTNGIESEPIQHHQRVPSISISTPPSPVNAHLPTTKRVLFSGETIIRDGFPDSFGVPKTASSKPSKYSKYHSQPLVTGPAFKEAITDGKFAYHPSIKRIKDNRFDSFKTWSGKLERQLTQLRGKLPREAGPKDDIVHKTEFERNLPVDRYFDALEGPELDTVKASEEILLPNDDLWPFFLRFPISSFGICLGVTSQAIMWKSLATTASTKFLHISLTVNLILWCISIALVATVASIYLLKVIFYFEAVRREYYHPIRINFFFAPWIALLFLALGVPPSVAKNLPQPLWYVLMTPIFFLELKIYGQWMSGGRRRLSKVANPSNHLSVVGNFVGALLGASMGIKEGPIFFFAIGLAHYIVLFVTLYQRLPTNETLPKELHPVFFLFVAAPSVASMAWAKIQGTFDYGSRIAYFIGLFLYFSLAVRLNFFRGFTFSMAWWAYTFPMTGAAIATIRYSNEVTSVLTQALSVILSATATLTVTALLITTIWHAFILQDLFPNDLAIAISETQPKPHRKWFHLGHGSSDDKDDENFLKFRGSDGNDLEASTKPPSSERGEA
- the LOC126699845 gene encoding S-type anion channel SLAH2-like isoform X2; the protein is MTLIYLAPQMISVRQANMDLSVQQLMQGIESEPIQHHQRVPSISISTPPSPVNAHLPTTKRVLFSGETIIRDGFPDSFGVPKTASSKPSKYSKYHSQPLVTGPAFKEAITDGKFAYHPSIKRIKDNRFDSFKTWSGKLERQLTQLRGKLPREAGPKDDIVHKTEFERNLPVDRYFDALEGPELDTVKASEEILLPNDDLWPFFLRFPISSFGICLGVTSQAIMWKSLATTASTKFLHISLTVNLILWCISIALVATVASIYLLKVIFYFEAVRREYYHPIRINFFFAPWIALLFLALGVPPSVAKNLPQPLWYVLMTPIFFLELKIYGQWMSGGRRRLSKVANPSNHLSVVGNFVGALLGASMGIKEGPIFFFAIGLAHYIVLFVTLYQRLPTNETLPKELHPVFFLFVAAPSVASMAWAKIQGTFDYGSRIAYFIGLFLYFSLAVRLNFFRGFTFSMAWWAYTFPMTGAAIATIRYSNEVTSVLTQALSVILSATATLTVTALLITTIWHAFILQDLFPNDLAIAISETQPKPHRKWFHLGHGSSDDKDDENFLKFRGSDGNDLEASTKPPSSERGEA